DNA from Lactobacillus johnsonii:
TAGCAGCTTGGTTACTTGGATCAGTCCAATTAACAGTTTGTGGGCTTTTTACAACAGTGACCGCTCCATCACTTGTATTAAAAGTATACGTTCCATAAGTTGTATTAGAATAGTTAGAAACTTCTGCCACCAAAGGCGCAGTTGCATTTGAATAGGTATGACTACCACCGGTTTGACCATTAAAGTTTGGACTCAGTTTAACTGATCCCATTACTGAATTTGTTGTAAAGTTAGGCGTCGTCCCAGTTAATGATACTTCAAAGAGTTGCTCTCCATTTGGTCCATAATTGCCTAACTCTTTAACTGATGCCGTACCAGAATAGCCACTAGTGTTAAAGCTGAAGTCACCTGTAGTAGCTGTAAATCCATCGGGTATCATTACAATAAATTTAGGATTTTGAACTGTAGATTCCCCAGTTGTTGATAAACGAAAACTATAAGTTGGAACTGAATCTCCACTATACGTTTTTCCATTTGCATCAAGAATTGCAGTACCAGTAAACGTAGGAATCAAATTTGTATTAATCGCATAGTTAATATCTGAACTGAAGCCACTTTTTACCACAGCTATATTCTGTCCATTAGCTACAAAAGTATAAGTACCAGCAGTTGGTGTCGCATCACTTGCAAGTTCTGAAACTATTGGAACCCCATTGTTTCCATAGTTATAGGTTCCTGTCTGAGTTGGATCTAGTGTTAACTTAAATTGTCCACCAAAGTTCCGTGCCGCATTCCAGCCAGGATTAAAGTCTAACTGGATTTTAAACAACTGCTCTCCATTTGGTCCGACTTTTCCTAAATCTTCAATTGAATAGTTACTTGTCGAATATTGATTAGACACATTAAATTGACCGCCAAAATAATTACCAACATTTTTGTCTATCAAACTAAAATCAGATTTACTTGATGTAAAACCTTTTGGAATCATCACAATAAATGTGGATTATTAACGGTAGAATCACCAAGTGTAGAAAGGCGAACAGAAAGGACGGGTATTTGTGATTGTGGAGTATTGTTAGTGTAGCTAATACTATTTCCAGAAACAAAAGCACCAGATGAATTTAAATTATCAAAAGAAGCAGTTCCTGTAAATTAAGGTAATTCTACAGTGTTGTTAAGAATATAATTAATTGAACCTTGCTGATTATTAATCCCAGTAGAGTTTTTAACAACCTCAATTGCTTGCCCATTTACGTTAAAGGTATATGAACCACCTCCATAAGCACTTGTCCCATTTGTTACCGCATAATTAGATACTTCAGAAACAAAAGGAGCGCCATATACATTATACGAAACTACACCTTTTGCATTTGCATCTAAGGTTAATTTGACTTGACCACCAAAGTTATTTCCTCACGTTAGTGTTGCACCAGTTAAGGTGATCATAAATAGTTGTTCACCATTTGGACCATAGTTTCCTAATTCCTTTATTATTGATTTTCCATTAGACAGTCCTGCAAATCCTCTACCACTAAAGATATCAGTACCTTGAGTATTAGTTAAAGTAGAAAGATCAGCAGTAGTAGCAGTAAATCCTTTTGGAATCATGATAATAAATTGAGGATTTGTAGCGTTTGAATCTCCATATGTTGATAAACGAAATGTATAGGTAGGTACAGCCCCATCTTTAAAGTCTGTTCCATTAACATTACTGCCGTCAGCATTTTTAATCATTACTGTACCAGAAAAAGTAGGTTTAATAACTGCATCATTTGTTGTCGCTAAAGTTACAAAATTAACACCTAAGGAAACTGGTAATTGTGAATTCGTAGTCGAATTATTTCGTTGAATTGTATTATTTGTAGCAAGAGGCAAATTGTTAAGAGAAGAAATATTTTTATTTAACTCTAAACTAGCTTGTAGTGTAGTTGGAACATTGTTCGAAGTTGAGTGATATGCAGAAGTAATTGCAGACTGACTTACATGTGATGTATTAGCTGATCTATTAATATCTGTAGAATTTGCTTCAACGTTTTTATTACTTTTTAATACTGTTGAGTATTAGACATTTTTTCTGTTGATTTATTTTTGGCCAAACTTAGAAAATTAAGTATACTTTCAGATTGACTCAGTGAATGTGAGAGACTCTGAGATTGAGATACGATACCGGAAATACTTTCAGACTGACTTATAGAATCAGAAACACTTTCTGAAATTTTGAGGCTCTTAGAAGTAGATAGACTTTGTACTTCCGAATTACTAATGCTATTTTCTTTTTCAGTAGATTTACTATTTACTTTATTTGAAACCCCAGTTTGGGTACTTTCTGATACTGATCCCACAATTTGAGATTTAGCATCCACGGAAGTTTGTGCTGCATATACACGATCATTGGGTAAAATCGCAATACCAGTTGTTCCGGTACCTAAAATTACTGCTAATGCAGCAAGTTCTTTAATATAGGACTTTGAATTATTACTCTGAGCTTTTAATCTATTCGGGTCTACATATTTTTTCTTTTGACTATCTTTTCTTTTATTTTATTTTTTAAATTTTTCTCTTCCATGCTTTTTTCCAAATCCACATCATAAATTACAAAATATAAAAAATACTAATTGAGCATATAAATAACGCACTACTATACACATCTATAATATATCTTTTGTAATTAAATTAAAGCATACGCACTTGATATTAAGGATAATCGCTTCTAAGATCAGATAAAATAGTTATTTTTAGCTTAAGCCTATAGTCAAAAATAATGAATATTATATAAAACAAATCACAGTAAGGTTACTTAAAATCTTAGTATTAAAATATCAAAAAAAATACACGATTCTATAAAATTCTTCTCTTATAGAATCGTGTATTTTTAATTATTAATTTTTATAAGATAACCTTAATTTATTAAATTACAAACTTTTTAAGGGCTTTAGCAATCCCATTATGATTATTATCATCGGTTACAAAATCAGCTTTTTCTTTGATATCTTCAATTGCATTTCCCATAGCAATTTTCTTGAAACTTGGGTTTTCAAACATGGAAACGTCATTTCCTTGGTCACCAAAGACCATGACATCTTCTGGGCTAATCTTTAAACGTTGAGCCAAATCCATTAAAGCATTTCCTTTTGAAGCCCCAATTCCATTTAACTCAATACAGTTATCTAAACTACGAACTATATCATAGGATTCAAAGGCCCAGTATGGAATCGAATTCCATAGTTTTTCAATTTGATCACTATCTTTTGCACAAGTAAATCCTACCTTGTTAAAGGTAAAATCTTGTGGGATTTCTTTACGTTCACGAACTCTAATTTCATTATCAGTTAAAGCAGCATTAATTTGCATTTGTACTGAAAGGTCACGATCTAAAGTCCAAAAACGTTTAGTTGTTTCAAAGTGTAAATTCACGTGAGCAAGTCTCTGCAAGCGAAGCATTATTTCAAAATCGCGATAATTCATCTCTTGACTCATTAGAACTTTTCCAGATAAATCTTGTACAACTGCGCCGTTAAAGACAACTGCATATTCTTCTGGCCCCTCAAGTCCTAGTTGAGTTTCAAAAGGCATTACTCCAGAGAGAGGACGACCAGAAGCAAGCACTATCTTAATTCCCATCCCATGTGCTACCTGTAAAGTCCTCAGAGTTTCAGGTGAAATTGTATTTCCACTAGTTAATAAAGTTCCATCTAAATCTACCGCAATTAGTTTTACTGTCATAAATTACCCTATCTTCCAAAAATCATATAGAAAATTACATTTATTAATAATCCCATTAGTGCATAAAAGAACACTGCATTAGCTTTAATTTTTTCTTTTTTTATTAAATATACAAGACTCGCAATAAAGCCCACTAAGGGGAAAACAGTGTAAAAAATAATTGCCCATTCAGCAATTCCATTAACATCTGTACTTAAATTATGAATAAATTTTTTCATTTCTTCTCCAACAAAAATAGAGACTAATAAATTATTAGTCTCTATTTTATATTAACCAACATAAAATTCAATATGCTGTTTTAGATTTTCAAAATCAATTGGTAAATGACCACCAATCTCACCATCTAAATTCACAGGAATAGGATCCTTATCTTTACTATCACCTAATAATTCTACCTTTAAATTTTTAGTCTTAGTATAGATAATCTGTGGATCATTAACATGATTTCCATTCAAAGCCATGGCCATTAAACGTAAAACATCTACTGGATTTGCAGTTTTAACTACAATTAACTGAAATAGCCCATCTGATAATTGAGCATCTGGCATAATACGTTCAAAACCTCCAATTGAATTGGTCATCCCTAAAAGAAACATTGATAAGTCTCCCTCATAGACTCCTTCATCATAAGTTAAACGCATCTTATTGCTACTGATTTTTGGTAGCATTTCTGCACCTTTAAGCAAATACGCACTATAACCCAGGACAGACTTTACTTCTGAAGGTACTCCATAAGTAAGTTCAGTTAATGAACCGCTAGCAGCAATATTCATAAAGTATTGCTTACCCGCACGCCCAATATCCATCTTTTGTGTTTTACCTGTCAGGATTACTTTAGCTGCCTCAACTAAATCATCTCTCGGAATCTTTAATGCACGAGCAAAATCATTGGTAGTTCCTGCTGGAATAACAGCAAGTTTTGGCCGTTTTTCTAATGGAGCTACTCCGTTGACTACTTCATTAATAGTACCATCTCCACCAGCACCAACTAGTAAATCAAAACCTGCTAAGGCACATCTTTTTGCCTCATTTTGAGCAGACAGAGGTTCTGGCGTAGTCCTAAAAGCACTGGCTTCAAAACCAGCCTGTTCTAATACATTTAAAATATCTGCTACATTTTGAAGCATTTGCTCGTGACCCGAGACAGGATTATAAATCAATCTTGCTTTTTTCGTCATCGCCTCTCGCCTCCCTAAAATGATTAACGACTTTGAAGTTCCTTGTTAAGCAATTGGTTAACAACTTTAGGGTTAGCTTTACCACGAGTTTGTTTCATGATTTGACCAACTAAGAATCCAATTGCACGATCTTTACCATTCTTAAAGTCTTCAACAGATTGTGGGTTGTCATCAACGACCTTAGTAACCATTGGCCCAAGAACAGAAACATCAGATAATTGAATCATACCCTTATCTTCAACATATTTCTTAGGATCAGTACCGTTTTCAATTGATTCCTTAAAGACCTTCTTAGCGATCTTAGAAGAAATAGTACCATCTTTGATCATCTTGATCATTTCAGCTAAGTGTTCTGGAGTTAACTTAATATCGGCAATACCAACTTGGTTTTCATTCAAGTAACCATTAACTTGAGTGTTTAACCAGTTAGCAGCTAATGTTGGATCTGCACCAGCAGCAACTGCAGCATCGTAGAAATCACTTGATTCCTTAGTTTGTAAAATAACGTCTGCGTCGTATTCTTTAATACCATATTCTTCAACGTAACGCTTACGACGTTCAAATGGTGATTCAGGTAAACTTTCTTCAATTTCGTCAATCCAGCTTTGCTTAATATGGTAAGGAGCAATATCTGGTTCTGGGAAGTAACGGTAGTCTGCGTCACCTTCCTTAACACGTTCTAGGACAGTCTTACCAGTTGCTTCATCAAAACGACGAGTAGAAAGTTGAACTCTACCACCAGAAAGTAATACTTGTTGTTGACGTTTTTCTTCATAAGCAAGAGAACGACGTACGTGGTCAAATGAGTTCAAGTTCTTCATTTCAACCTTGGTACCAAGCTTTTCTTGACCTGCAGGACGAATAGAAATGTTGGTATCAACACGCATTGAACCTTCTTCCATCTTAACGTCAGAAGCACCAGTAAATTGAACAATTTGACGTAATTTAGTCAAATATGCATAAGCTTCTTCTGGATCTTCCATATCAGGTTCAGAAACAACTTCAAGAAGTGGAACTCCCTGACGGTTTAAGTCAACGTATGAATAACCGTTAGCACCGTGTGTATTCTTACCAGCATCTTCTTCAATATGCATTTCATGAATACCAATGCGCTTCTTCTTACCACGAACTTCAATTTCGATATAACCATCACGAGCAAGTGGTTGGAAGAATTGAGTAATCTGATAAGCTTTAGGGTTATCTGGGTAGAAATAGTTCTTACGATCAAAGTGAGTTACTGGTAAAACATGTGAATGAGTTGCTAAAGCAACCATAATCCCAAGACGGTAAACGTCTTTGTTTAAACGAGGTAAGACACCAGGCATAGCCCAGTCGATAACATTAGTTTCAGTGTTTGCTTCAGCACCATAACTAACTGGTGATGGAGAAAAAATCTTACTCTTTGTTTTTAATTCGAAGTGGACTTCTAGACCAATAGTCGATTTAAAATTCATTAATTAATCCTCCATTCCTGTAGGTGTTTTTTCGTAGAATTTATTATTACGTTCAATGAAATCAGCAACTTTAAATACATTTCCTTCATCAAAACGCTTAGCCATAATTTGAAGACCAGCAGGCATACCATCAACTAAGCCTGCTGGTACACTAGCGGCTGGAATACCAGCTAAATTAGCTGAAATAGTTAAAATATCATTATTGTACATCTTAATTGGATCAGAGATTTCTTCACCAATACCAAATGCTGGCTCAGTAGTAGTTGGTCCAACAATAACATCATTTTCTTCAAAAATCTTTTCAAAGTCGCGGCAAATCAATGTTCTAACTTGTGCAGCTTTCTTGAAGAATTCATCATATGCACCAGCTGATAAAGCAAAAGAACCAAGCATGATACGACGCTTAACTTCGTCACCAAAGCCTTCACTTCTTGATTTTACGTAAACATCTAATAAGTTCTTAGTATCCTTTGCACGATAGCCGTAACGAATACCGTCATATCTTTGAAGGTTTGAAGAAGCTTCACTAGAAGCAACAATGTAGTAAGTAGGAACAACATACTTAGTATGTGGCAATGAAACTTCATTAATAATTGCACCGGCATCCTTCAAAACATCGATCTGTTTTTGGATAACTTCGTGCATTTCACCGTCAACAGCATCCATGTATTCCTTAGGAACAGCCACACGTAAGCCTTTAACATCTTGGCCTAAGAAGCTAGTGTAATCAGGTACTTCTTTTTCAGAAACAGTTGCATCATGTTCATCAGGACCAGCAATTACGTTTAATACTTCAGCTGAATCCTTAACACGCTTACTCATTACACCAATTTGATCCAATGAAGAACCAAAAGCAATAAGTCCCCAACGTGATACTCTACCGTAGGTTGGTTTAATACCAAAAATACCATTGAAGGCAGCTGGTTGACGAATAGAACCACCAGTATCTGATCCAAGAGCTGCAACAACTTCACCACTCGCAACTGCAGCTGCAGAACCACCGGATGAACCACCAGGAACTTTATCTAAGTTCCATGGGTTATGTGTTTCACCATAGTAAGAATGTTCAGTGGATGAACCCATTGCAAATTCATCCATGTTAGTCTTACCAACAAAAGTTGCTTGAACCTTCTTTAATTTACTAATTACAGTAGCATCATAAACGGGCATATAGTTGTAAAGAATGTGGCTAGCTGCTGTAGTCTTCATACCATTAGTAATGATATTATCCTTGATAGCAATAGGAATACCAGCTAATTTATTTTTATTAAAATCTAAATTTTCTGCTGGCTTTGCTTCTTCATCAACAGTAATCCAGGCATTAATCTTTTTGTCTGTTTCTTTAATGTTTTTAACTGTTTCCTTAGCTAGGTCTTCAGCTGTTATTTCGCCATCTTGTAATTTTTTATTTAATGAGTCAATGTTTTCATTTAAGTAATTCATTATTCATTATCATCCTTATCAATAATTACTGGCACCTTAATGAAGCCATCAGCTTTTTCAGGAACATTCTTCATTAATTCTGCGCGACTTTCCCAATGTTCAGGCTTGTCTTCTCTAAAATCAGTCTCTCGATCAACAACTTGAACAGTTTCAGGAACTCCTTCAGTATCAACTTCGGCTAATTGATGTGCCATATTGATAATGTCACCCATTTGTTCAGTAAACTTATCAATTTCGTCTTCACCAAACTCAAGTCGAGATAGTGCTGCAACGTGATTGATTTCATCTTTTGTAATTTTCACCGTTTGCCTCCTATTCACCGCCAAAGACGTGGACATAATAACTATCGTCTGCGGAATTCTTAGCAATTAATGCCTGCGTATCATTAACAGAATTAATCTTAATTTCTATTGGTGCATCCTTAGGTAAGTACTTCTTAGCAGCTGACAATACAAGTCTTGAAAAACTCTCAATCTGCGCATAACCAAAGAATTGGGTAGTTACAGTAATGTTCATTTGTGTCAAAGTTTTATTTTGATAATGAACAGTCGCTGTTACCCCACTAATATTAGGGAAGTAACCTTGAATAGCTGCTTTAAAATCACTAAATGAAGCTGCATCAGTAGAATTGATTGCTTTTTCACTTCCAACAGTCGGTAGCACTTGACTACGATTATTGACTGTTTTCCAATCATTTATTTTACTACTATTTGCATTAGCAATTCCATATGCAAAGTAATTTCCACCTACAAGAGAATCTTTACTGGTTTTACTAAAAAGCCCAACCAAAATTGGGATATCTTTTAATCCCTTCTTTTTACGTAAATAAGAAACTAACTTATTAGCTGCTTCTTTACCAAAAGTCTCCTGTTCTGCACGAGAAATATCTTTATGATATTGGGGCCCATCTTTAACTTTCTGGTAGTAATCTACCGAGTTAAGAGCTAGCCCAACACTCATACCATCCATTTTGTAACTAGAATTAGATTTAGTCAAAAAATCTTGTTCTAAAATTTGATCTAAAATAATAGGATTATACGAATTCTTTTTATTACTTTTTTCCGCATTTAGACCTTCTGGATTACTCTTAGACTTTCTTCCTAGCCAGTCAGTAGCATCAGCAACAGAAATTTTTTGTCCTTCTTGAAAAACATACTTACTACTTGAAAAAGTATTGTGAGATAAATCAATTAACCCAGATTCTAAAGCACGACTATCTACATTATTATCACTAGTATTTTCAGTTGTTCCTTCAATTGGACTAGTTACATATTCCCCATCTTTTAAAAGAACATTATACCCATTTTTACTAGTACTAGTAGTTTGATAGCTTTTTTTCTTTGTTGTAGAAGTAGTAGGGTTATTGGCAAGATCAGAATTTTTTAAATTGCCACATGCACTTAAACTTAACCCAGTTGCTAGTAGTAGTGCTATTTGCAAAAATCTTTTCAATTTATTTTTCCTTCTTATTTCTTTATTTTTCAATTTTTGCAATTGCTTCTTGTTCAGTTAACATTGGAACTTGAAGTTTTTCAGCCTTATCTTTTTTAGAGCCCGCGTCTGCTCCGTAGATTAAATAATCTGTCTTCTTAGAAACTGACCCAGTGACTTTTGCACCAAGATCTTGAAGCTTTTTGGTAAATTCACTTCGAGTAAAGGCAGATAATTTTCCAGTTAAAACTACTGTCTTTTCCTTAAAGAAATTATCTGGTGCTTCATCTTCAACTGTTCCTAAATATTCCATATTTAATCCACTGTCACGCAATTCTTGTAGTAGTTTCTGTGCGCTTGGTTGATTAAAATATGCTGTTAATGACTCTGCAATCGTCTCTCCTATTGTATCGATACTTGTTAATTCTGGCACTGTTAATTGACTAACCTTTTCCAAATTTTTATATTTTTCCAAAATCAATCTGGCAGCCTTAGCACCAACATGATCAATTCCTAAGCCATACAGTAATAATTCGGCAGAATTTTGCTTACTATTTTCAATAGAAGATAATAAATTAGTAATCGATTTTTCTTTAAAGTGATCAAGCTGTCCTAGTTGGTCTGGAGTTAAATGATATAAGTCAGCTACATCATTAATAAATCCCTTATCAATTAACTGTTTTACAATTCTAGGACCAAGTCCCATAATATTCATCGCTCCACGTGAAGCAAAATGAATAATTCCCTCTTCAATTTGAGCTGGGCACATCGGATTAATACAGCGAAGCGCTACTTCGTCTTGCAAGTGAACCAGTGTTTCTCCACAAGAAGGACAAATATTTGGAATTTCATAAGGCTTACTATCTTTAGGTCTTTTACTTAAAACGACACTAGAAATTTCTGGAATGATATCTCCAGCTTTATGCAATTTAACTGTATCGCCAATTCTTACTCCCTTTTCTCTCAAATAGTCTGGATTATGTAAAGACGCACGAGAGACAATCGTTCCAGCAAGTTTAACTGGATCCATCACTGCAGTAGGTGTTACTACTCCAGTTCGGCCAACTGTCCATTCAATATCTCTAACTACAGTCTCTTGCTCTTCGGGTGGGAACTTATAAGCAATTTCCCAGCGAGGTACTTTTACAGTATTACCAAGTTTACTTTGTAAACTTAAGTCGTCAACTTTTAAAACAATCCCGTCAATCCCATAACTTAAATCATTACGTTTAGCAGTATATTCATCAATAAAATTAAATACTTCGTCCATTGATTCAAAACGTCGTCCAGACTGATTAGTATGAAATCCTAATCGATTCATTTCATCAATCGCTTGATGTTGACTTGTAATGTTTCTTGGTGGGTTAACCCAAGTATAAATAAAAGTACTTAAATTTCTTTTTTTAGTAATTCGAGCATCTAATTGTCTTAAAGAACCGGCAGCCGCATTTCGAGGATTAGCAAAAACTTGCTCTCCTTTTTCATCACGTTCTGCATTTAAGGTTGCAAACGCTTCTTTCTCCATGTAGCATTCACCACGAACTTCAGTTGTTAATGGTTCAGGTAATGTTTGAGGAACATCTTTAATAAATTTTGCATTAGCTGTTACATCTTCACCAACACGGCCATTTCCTCTTGTAGAAGCACGTGTTAATTTTCCGTTAGTATATTCTAAGGATAAAGATAATCCATCAATTTTTAATTCCACATTATAAGCTACTGGGTGACCCACTAATTTCGTAATTCTTTCGTCAAATTCTTTAAGCTCATCTTTTGAGAAAACATCCCCCATTGAAAGCATCGGAACGGGATGTTCAACTTTAGAAAGATCACTTTTAATCTCTCCACCAACTCGTTGGGTAATTGAATCGGCAGTTACTAAGTCAGGAAATTGCTCTTCTAATTCTACTAATTCCTGATAGGTCTTATCATATACTGCATCTTCAACTACCGGAGCATCTTTTGCATAATAATCATCTGCCCATTTATCGAGCTTTTTTCTTAATTCATCGACTTTCTGAGAAGCCTCATTATGAGTTAAAACTGCCATTATATTAGCCCCTCTCTAAATCAAACTGTTCTATTTCATTATATCTTTTTAATCGGTGCAAAGGCAGCTAAAAGGCGTTTCACTCCTTGGCTAGCAAAGGCAATATCTAATTCCATATCTTCACCAGTACCGTTAACTTTGACTACAACGCCTTTTCCCCATGCTTTATGTGTAACTTGATCACCAACATTCCAGGACTTTTTCTCAGCTCCAACTGCACCAGTTGCTTTCTTAGCCTCCTCAACTGTAATCTTTGGAAGGTAAACATGAGAATTAGCTTGATCCTTTCTATTAATAGCAAAAGGAACAGATATGACAGAATTAGATGGCATTGGGTTAACAAACTCTAAATCCTTATCTTCAATCTCATCAATAAAGCGTGATGGTTGATTACGTTGCGGACGGCCATACATCATTCTAGAAAAAGCATTGGTTATGTAGAGTTTCTTTTCAGCTCGTGTAATTCCTACATAGGCTAGTCGACGTTCTTCTTCAAGTTCACTTGGATCTTCTACTGCTCTTGAAAGTGGGAAGAGTCCCTCTTCCATTCCAACCAAGAAGACCACCGGAAACTCTAGTCCCTTAGCGGCATGAAGAGTCATCAATGCAACTTGGTTATCTTGATTTTCTAAATCATCTTGATCACTTAATAATGAGATCTCTGAAAGAAAATCACCTAAAGCTGTTGAATCTTCATCTTCGGGCTCATAATTATCGTCAAAACGCTTAGTAACAGTCAGAAATTCATTTAAGTTTTCTAATCTAGTATCTGCTTCAATTGTGTGTTCATTTTCTAAAGCTTCTTTGTAGCCGAAATCAGCTAATATTTTTTCCGTTAAACCTGTTACACCATGCGTCTTACTATATTCGATTGCATCTTTTAAGGCCGTTCCAAAAGTAGCTAGCGTTCTAGCTGGGCGACCCGTAATTGGTGCTAAGCTCAAATTCTTAAAAGTCTCTTCTACTGTAAAGTCACTATCATTAGCAAAACCGTTAAACTTAGCCATCGTAGTTGGCCCCAAACCACGTTTTGGTACATTAATAATTCGGTTGAAACTCATTGAATCAGCAGGATTTGCGACAACTTTTAAATAAGCCAAAATATCTTTAATTTCTTTTCGGTCGTAGAACTTATGTCCTCCAACAATCCGATACGGAATATTAGCTTTAACTAGGGCTTCTTCGACATTACGTGATTGAGCATTGGTCCGATAAAGAACGGCAAAATCCTTGTAGTCTCTTTGATGTTCTTTTATTTCTTCCTTAATCTTTGAAATGATAAACAGTGCTTCATCATTTCCACTTTGAGCACGGTAATAATTGATTTTATCGCCAGCGCCTTTATCCGTCCAAAGTTTCTTAGGTTTACGTTTCAGATTATTTTTAATTACTGAATTAGCTGCATCAAGAATGTGACCGGTAGAGCGGTAGTTTTGCTCTAGTTTAATAGTAGTAACTTCATCATCTTGATAGTCATGTTCAAAATTAAGAATATTTTCCATGTTAGCTCCGCGCCAACCATAGATCGACTGATCTGCATCCCCAACAACACAAATATTTTTATATTGAGCAGCTAGAGCAACACAAAGTTGATACTGTGCTTCATTTGTATCCTGATACTCGTCTACTAAAATATAGCGGAATTTATTTTGATAATAATGCAAAGTTTCTTTATCCTTTTTAAATAAGACGAGCGTTTGCATAATTAAATCATCAAAATCCATAATTTGATCACGCTTTAAGCGATGTTGATATTCGCTATATACTTGCGCTGTTACCTTTTCAAACGGACTAGCTGCTTGCTCCTTAAAGTCTTTTGGAGTAAGTAAGTCATTTTTTCCATTTGAAATAGCACCTAAAATTGCTTTTGGATCATACATTTTAGGATTAATATTAAGATTCTTTTCAATTCGTTTAATTAGTGTCAATTGTTCTGCAGAATCAGCAATTGAAAAATTATTAGAATAGCCAATTTTTTCTGCGTCTCGACGTAAAATACGGACACATAAAGCATGAAAAGTTGACATCCAAACACTGTCAGCTGCTGGCCCTAATAACTTTTGGACACGTTCTTTCATTTCAGTTGCAGCCTTATTAGTAAAAGTAATGGCTAAAACATTCCATGGCGCAACGCCCTTTTCTTCAATTAAATAGGCAATTCGACGTGTTAAAACTGATGTTTTTCCACTACCAGCTCCGGCAACTACTAAAAGTGGACCTTCAGTACACTGCACGGCTTTTTTTTGCTGAGGATTTAATCCTGCAAGAATTGTTTCTTCGCTCATTGCTTCTTCCTTTTCTGTTAACTCAAACGCTAAAATAGACTTGTCTATTATAACAAAAAACGACAATAGCATTTACTTAACTATTGTCGTTTTTAATTTAATCATATTGTGTTAAATTGAATTCTTCAATTATATCAATTAATTTTTTTGCATAACCTGGATCTGTCGCAT
Protein-coding regions in this window:
- the pcrA gene encoding DNA helicase PcrA, which codes for MSEETILAGLNPQQKKAVQCTEGPLLVVAGAGSGKTSVLTRRIAYLIEEKGVAPWNVLAITFTNKAATEMKERVQKLLGPAADSVWMSTFHALCVRILRRDAEKIGYSNNFSIADSAEQLTLIKRIEKNLNINPKMYDPKAILGAISNGKNDLLTPKDFKEQAASPFEKVTAQVYSEYQHRLKRDQIMDFDDLIMQTLVLFKKDKETLHYYQNKFRYILVDEYQDTNEAQYQLCVALAAQYKNICVVGDADQSIYGWRGANMENILNFEHDYQDDEVTTIKLEQNYRSTGHILDAANSVIKNNLKRKPKKLWTDKGAGDKINYYRAQSGNDEALFIISKIKEEIKEHQRDYKDFAVLYRTNAQSRNVEEALVKANIPYRIVGGHKFYDRKEIKDILAYLKVVANPADSMSFNRIINVPKRGLGPTTMAKFNGFANDSDFTVEETFKNLSLAPITGRPARTLATFGTALKDAIEYSKTHGVTGLTEKILADFGYKEALENEHTIEADTRLENLNEFLTVTKRFDDNYEPEDEDSTALGDFLSEISLLSDQDDLENQDNQVALMTLHAAKGLEFPVVFLVGMEEGLFPLSRAVEDPSELEEERRLAYVGITRAEKKLYITNAFSRMMYGRPQRNQPSRFIDEIEDKDLEFVNPMPSNSVISVPFAINRKDQANSHVYLPKITVEEAKKATGAVGAEKKSWNVGDQVTHKAWGKGVVVKVNGTGEDMELDIAFASQGVKRLLAAFAPIKKI
- the ligA gene encoding NAD-dependent DNA ligase LigA codes for the protein MAVLTHNEASQKVDELRKKLDKWADDYYAKDAPVVEDAVYDKTYQELVELEEQFPDLVTADSITQRVGGEIKSDLSKVEHPVPMLSMGDVFSKDELKEFDERITKLVGHPVAYNVELKIDGLSLSLEYTNGKLTRASTRGNGRVGEDVTANAKFIKDVPQTLPEPLTTEVRGECYMEKEAFATLNAERDEKGEQVFANPRNAAAGSLRQLDARITKKRNLSTFIYTWVNPPRNITSQHQAIDEMNRLGFHTNQSGRRFESMDEVFNFIDEYTAKRNDLSYGIDGIVLKVDDLSLQSKLGNTVKVPRWEIAYKFPPEEQETVVRDIEWTVGRTGVVTPTAVMDPVKLAGTIVSRASLHNPDYLREKGVRIGDTVKLHKAGDIIPEISSVVLSKRPKDSKPYEIPNICPSCGETLVHLQDEVALRCINPMCPAQIEEGIIHFASRGAMNIMGLGPRIVKQLIDKGFINDVADLYHLTPDQLGQLDHFKEKSITNLLSSIENSKQNSAELLLYGLGIDHVGAKAARLILEKYKNLEKVSQLTVPELTSIDTIGETIAESLTAYFNQPSAQKLLQELRDSGLNMEYLGTVEDEAPDNFFKEKTVVLTGKLSAFTRSEFTKKLQDLGAKVTGSVSKKTDYLIYGADAGSKKDKAEKLQVPMLTEQEAIAKIEK